From the genome of Bos taurus isolate L1 Dominette 01449 registration number 42190680 breed Hereford chromosome 2, ARS-UCD2.0, whole genome shotgun sequence, one region includes:
- the LOC112442545 gene encoding titin-like, producing MPRLTIYQISPLRDVLMVTIQKNHLSLYVKNPLVKRDTTPGKKVRHRVIAFEKLQQVEKGVLEKRSTKKPFVNPPQKKLGDKDFPLRQRKSRPSNLHTNVHEAEEMSPNTEQDSSNTAMSLKLLSSQTHKESELQERGQQKEIALTDQSAASERAEYEAPVTFDLKQFHAQIETADVKFQEVRLHGDQPEETYFQTQHPASEAADAENLVFDLKQIYSHLGDPAKEFQGQNPSQEQTTPYKEGVPSPETIQSDTQDTSQSVQSNILANPEISSSKEFSDRTLREKSGSDENAFYLEKHTQEQNLEILNTDISLKTFSEEIYSESCTLLQSSSADAGETDTSEKNGDGSFISHLKKAASEEKLLKICETEEEHTLEPELTSFQKQDGGTEAYTTGILGDHTGDVQEADALHRKVPFSQRFPFLVTEEQQHPNGQVREETDAPEKEKCGEEIQVQDETSFSTTEREKVETCFSENPPKLDEAHTTEVTESETSLTQYLLAAGKHEVPETKDTRHKAERVQTDSVTSMEVEEVTFNTVYEYYSQQQESLGRPFSPESDISIDVGSVSSEEISELDQFYTPPSSVEHFETPKSPDLYFPPLDTTKKSSRDLGDKTTERTTALEETTDRYSTPSEGEVAERYSTPPGETLERYSTPPGEALERYSTPPGETLERYSTPPGETLERYSTPPGETLERYSTPPGETLERYSTPPGETLERYSTPLGGKTAEQYSIPTGGPNPTENFKRHPSELGSEDSLSSEQFHTPTEDRSSVYELWRSDSFGTPSEAVEPKDNEMPPSFIEPLTKRKIYENTTLGFIVEVEGLPVPGVKWYRNKSLLEPDERIKIERVGNVCSLEIASIQNGDGGEYMCHAVNIIGEAKSFAQVDIVPQQERAVALPPPVTHQHVMEFDLENSASRTPSPQEIVLEVELSEKDVKEFEKQVKIVTVPEFTPDHKSMVVSLDVLPLNLADPSMASREAEDKDLKIDLEVFEMPPRFVTPICDFRIPENADAVFKCSVIGIPTPEVKWYKEYTCIEPDDLKYVISEEKGSHTLKIRNVCLSDSATYRCRAVNSVGEAICRGFLTMGDSEMSALVSQRSKVMLSSVREELVLKSKYADSFFEFQVVEGPPRFIKGISDCSAPLGTAAYFQCLVRGSPRPMVYWYKDGKLVQGARFSAEESGIGFHNLFITSLAKEDEGEYRCVATNRSGMAEARAVLTLI from the coding sequence TCAAATATCCCCTCTGAGAGACGTTCTGATGGTTACAATACAAAAGAATCATCTATCATTGTATGTGAAGAACCCTTTGGTGAAGAGAGATACTACCCCAGGAAAAAAGGTGAGGCATAGAGTCATCGCATTTGAAAAGTTACAACAGGTAGAAAAAGGTGTTCTAGAAAAAAGATCTACCAAGAAACCATTTGTGAATCCTCCTCAAAAGAAGCTTGGTGACAAAGACTTTCCATTAAGACAAAGAAAATCAAGACCAAGTAACCTACACACAAATGTGCATGAGGCAGAGGAAATGTCTCCAAACACTGAACAGGATTCGTCTAATACTGCAATGAGTTTAAAGCTACTTTCTTCTCAAACTCATAAGGAGTCTGAATTACaagaaaggggacaacagaaggaaATAGCTCTTACAGATCAATCTGCAGCTTCTGAAAGGGCTGAATATGAAGCACCTGTTACATTTGACCTTAAGCAATTTCATGCTCAAATAGAAACTGCAGATGTAAAATTTCAAGAAGTAAGATTACATGGTGATCAACCAGAAGAAACTTATTTTCAAACCCAGCATCCTGCTTCTGAAGCAGCCGATGCTGAGAACCTTGTATTTGATCTGAAACAAATATATTCTCATTTAGGAGACCCAGCTAAGGAGTTTCAAGGGCAAAATCCTAGTCAAGAGCAGACAACACCATATAAAGAGGGAGTTCCTAGCCCTGAAACCATACAATCTGATACACAGGATACCTCTCAAAGCGTGCAAAGTAACATACTTGCAAATCCAGAGATTTCTTCCAGTAAGGAGTTTTCAGATAGGACTCTGAGGGAGAAAAGTGGCAGTGATGAAAATGCCTTTTATTTGGAAAAACATACGCAGGaacaaaatttagaaattttaaatactgatatttctcttaaAACTTTTTCTGAAGAGATCTATAGTGAATCATGTACCCTACTTCAGAGCtcatctgctgatgcaggagaaaCTGATACATCTGAGAAAAATGGAGATGGGAGTTTCATCTCACATTTGAAAAAAGCTGCAAGTGAGGAAAAGCTTTTAAAGATTTGTGAAACGGAAGAAGAACATACCTTGGAACCAGAGTTGACATCATTTCAAAAGCAAGATGGAGGCACAGAGGCCTATACCACTGGAATTCTGGGAGACCACACAGGTGATGTTCAGGAAGCAGACGCACTGCACAGGAAAGTGCCCTTCAGTCAGCGCTTTCCCTTCCTGGTGACTGAGGAACAGCAGCATCCAAATGGACAAGTGAGGGAAGAAACGGATgcccctgaaaaagaaaaatgtggtgAAGAAATTCAAGTACAGGATGAAACTTCTTTCTCCACCACTGAAAGAGAAAAGGTAGAAACTTGTTTTTCTGAAAACCCTCCTAAGTTGGATGAGGCGCATACAACGGAGGTGACGGAATCTGAGACTTCCCTGACACAGTACTTACTTGCTGCTGGAAAGCATGAAGTTCCTGAAACTAAAGACACCAGGCACAAGGCAGAACGTGTTCAGACTGACTCAGTCACATCAATGGAGGTGGAAGAAGTAACTTTCAACACTGTGTATGAGTATTACAGCCAACAACAGGAGTCCCTGGGACGCCCATTTTCTCCTGAATCTGATATTTCCATTGATGTGGGAAGTGTCAGCAGTGAAGAAATCTCTGAGCTAGATCAGTTTTATACCCCACCATCCTCTGTTGAACATTTTGAAACTCCAAAGTCTCCTGATCTGTATTTTCCTCCTTTAGATACAACTAAAAAATCCTCAAGAGATTTAGGGGATAAGACTACTGAAAGAACCACAGCTCTAGAGGAAACTACTGACAGGTACTCAACACCTTCTGAAGGCGAGGTAGCAGAAAGATATTCCACACCCCCAGGAGAGACACTAGAGAGATATTCCACACctcctggggaggccttagaGAGGTACTCCACACCCCCAGGAGAGACCCTAGAGAGATACTCCACACCCCCAGGAGAGACCCTCGAGAGATACTCCACACCCCCAGGAGAGACCCTCGAGAGATACTCCACACCCCCAGGAGAGACCCTCGAGAGATACTCCACACCCCCAGGAGAGACCCTCGAGAGATACTCCACCCCTTTAGGAGGGAAAACAGCTGAACAATACTCTATTCCTACTGGAGGACCAAACCCCACTGAAAACTTTAAAAGGCACCCATCAGAGCTAGGAAGCGAGGACAGTCTGTCAAGTGAACAATTCCACACACCTACAGAAGACAGAAGCTCAGTCTATGAATTATGGCGTTCTGATTCCTTTGGCACACCCAGTGAAGCCGTTGAACCCAAAGACAATGAGATGCCTCCATCTTTTATTGAACCGCTGACCAAAAGGAAGATATATGAAAATACAACCTTGGGCTTCATTGTTGAAGTTGAGGGCCTTCCAGTTCCCGGCGTGAAATGGTATCGAAATAAATCTTTGCTGGAGCCAGATGAAAGAATCAAAATAGAAAGGGTGGGTAACGTGTGCTCTTTGGAAATTGCTAGCATTCAAAATGGAGATGGGGGAGAGTACATGTGCCATGCTGTGAACATCATAGGGGAAGCAAAGAGCTTTGCACAAGTGGACATTGTGCCCCAACAAGAGAGAGCAGTGGCACTGCCGCCTCCAGTAACACACCAGCATGTCATGGAGTTTGATCTGGAAAACTCTGCGTCAAGGACCCCTTCTCCTCAGGAAATTGTCCTGGAAGTTGAATTAAGTGAAAAAGATGTTAAAGAATTTGAGAAGCAAGTGAAAATAGTCACAGTTCCTGAATTTACTCCTGACCATAAAAGCATGGTTGTGAGCCTAGATGTTCTCCCATTGAATTTAGCAGATCCGAGTATGGCTTCAAGGGAGGCAGAGGACAAAGATTTAAAAATCGACTTAGAAGTATTCGAAATGCCTCCTCGCTTTGTAACACCTATTTGTGATTTTAGGATTCCAGAAAACGCAGACGCTGTGTTCAAATGTTCAGTCATAGGCATCCCAACTCCCGAAGTAAAATGGTATAAAGAATACACGTGTATTGAGCCAGATGACCTTAAATATGTGATTAGTGAGGAGAAGGGAAGTCACACCCTGAAGATTCGCAACGTTTGTCTTTCTGACAGCGCGACATATAGGTGCAGAGCTGTGAACAGTGTAGGGGAGGCGATCTGTCGGGGATTCCTCACCATGGGAGACTCCGAAATGTCAGCTCTGGTGTCACAGAGAAGCAAAGTGATGTTAAGCAGTGTGAGGGAAGAGTTAGTCTTAAAGAGCAAATATGCAGACAGCTTTTTTGAATTTCAGGTGGTAGAAGGGCCTCCCAGGTTTATCAAAGGTATTTCTGACTGTTCTGCACCGTTAGGTACAGCAGCTTATTTCCAGTGTTTAGTCCGTGGCTCTCCAAGACCCATGGTTTACTGGTACAAAGATGGGAAGTTAGTGCAAGGAGCAAGGTTCAGTGCCGAGGAAAGTGGCATAGGATTCCACAACCTGTTCATAACAAGCTTAGCGAAAGAGGACGAAGGTGAGTACAGGTGTGTAGCTACGAACAGATCGGGCATGGCTGAGGCCCGTGCTGTGCTCACCCTCATTTAA